The window CCCCTGGACAGTTATTCAGACCCAGTAGTTTGGTCGGATATCAATCTGGTGAAATACTACCTTAACGATCTATACAACAGCGTGGAATATGGATGGAACCAGCGAAGCCATGGTTACCAAACCGGCCTGTTTGTAGGGGAAACCACCATGACAAAAGGAGCACAGCTTACAGATTATGGACGAGGAACAATAAGCGCTGGGAACCCGGGCATTGACAGGGGACATCTAACTTGGCAGCATTATGCCAATATTCATAAGCTTAATTTGTTTCTTAGTCAGATTGATGCCCTACCTGAAGCTTATCCTGAATCTGAAAGGGCCAATATTCAGGCCGAAGTCGACATTCTAAAAGGTGAAGCTACATTTCTCAGGGCTGTATTTTACAGCGATATTTGTAGGTCCTATGGCGGGGTTCCTTTATTGGACACCCCTGCTGAATTAGGCGAAGACTTTTCCGGTTACTTGCGTAGTTCCTTTGAAGAAACCATAGCCTTTATTGTTAAGGACTGCGATACCGCAGCCGATTTACTGTTGCTCAAAAGTGAAATGGAAATGGGCAGAGCGACCAAGGAAACCGCAATGGCACTCAAGTCCAGAATGCTTTTATTTGCCGCTAGTGATTTAACGGCAGATGGAACTGCAGCAAATAAATATGTTGGTTATGAAAACCCAAACAGACAAGCACTATGGATTGCTGCCAGAGATGCTGCAAAAGATTTAATAGACTTGGGAACAGTTTCTTTAGAAGATTTTGGGGCTCCTGATCAGGAGGCTGCAGCTTATAATTATTTTGCTTTATTTAAAGCCAGAGATTTGTCTAGCCCTGAAGTTATTTGGGGAAAAATGCACAGAGCAGATGATGGTCCCAGGATCAATACCAACTTAAGAAATGGCCTAAACGGTTTATCTTGCCATGGAAACAATGCCCCTTATGGGAATTTTGTAGACAGCTACCAAATGGCTGATGGCACTGATTTCTTCGAGCACTTTAACTTCAATGCGAACGATGAATACATCAATGTGTCATCGGACTTTACAGATGAAAACCCATACAAGCATAGAGAGCCTAGATTCTATGGAAGTATCCTATATGACAGTGCAGTTTTCCAACCCAGGTTTGAAGATTTAGCACAAATTGACCCCCTTGGGATCTATGAAAGAAGAACAAGAACAGTAATTGAAAACGGTGTTGTCGTAAGCGAGCGATTCGGTTTGGATACCAGACAAGGTCCAATTTCTCCTTCCAATGGAAATTATACCGGATATGTGATGAAAAAATTCATGGATGATGAGATCATAGGCAGAGACATGGCCAACGAAAATATCTTTGTATGGATCCGTTATCCAGAAATTCTCTTGAATTATGCAGAAGCTTCACTGGAACTAGGAGATACAGAAACGGCTACAACCTATATCAACATGGTAAGAAATAGGGTAGCATTACCTGATTTTACCGGTGACATTATGGAAGCCTTAATGTATGAACGTAAGATAGAGTTCTTTTCTGAAAATGTAGGCTGGTATGATATCCGAAGGTGGAAACTGTTGGAAGAAAATTTTGCTCCTGACCTTTATGGGGTAGACATCAAAGAGGTCACAGAAGATGGGGTCATTACCACAACTTGGAGGAAAATATCTGCAGCACCTAAAAGGAACTTTTCGGAAAAACTCTATTGGGTACCCATAGAACAAGACGAACTAAACAGAGCTCCGCAATTGTTACAAAATCCGGGTTATTGAAGATTATGAATCATAATGCGATTACCTTGGCTTAAGCTAAAGGAAAATAAAAGTTTGGGGCGTAAAGAGGGAGCAAATAACTAATGCTTCATCTTTACGCCCTATATTTGTATAATAAATAAATTATTTTCCACGAATTTGACAAAGTGAATTTCAACAAAAACTAATTACCATTAATTATATAAACCTGACTATCAGCATCATACAAATTGAAAAAAGAAAACAAACTACCACCTCCCCATTTATTAAAAGAAGGCTTCCATTATTATTATGAAGGCGGTCTTATGGTTTTCACCGAAGATTATCATTTGCAAAGAGGCAATTGCTGTGGTAACAATTGCAGGCATTGTCCTTATCCTAAAAGACAGCAGAAAGAAAATTAATTCAACTTATTTAAAGGTTCCCAGCTCCTCCACAGCATAACCTGTTGGATAAGTCTTTCGTTTGCGCCCTGTTCCTAACAAGGGCCTATTTCTTTCCGGAAGCCATTTTAATAATTTACTACGAATGACCATTGTTTGCTGTACCGTTTTAATTAGCCAGTCAGCCGGTTTATTATACCCCATTGCTTTTCTAAGGGGAGCATCCATCAAACACAAAGCTACCGGCCTTCCCAAAGAAAATAACCAGCTAGGCAAATAGAATCCAAGCAAAAGGTCAAGTGTTTTGTTACCTACCAATGCATTTGCTTTATGAAACTTAAAGTGTTCTTGCTCATAGGCTAAATTAAAAGCCTCGAAATCTGTGAGATTCTTAGGCATGTCGGTTATGTGCATCCGCTCCCCCAACCTTAGGTAATTATTAAGAATGGCTTCTTTTTCTGCAGCAGAAAAAGGTCTCCACCCCCATTTATCCATCCAACGTATTGGCTCAAAAATAAAAGTAGAAAGCACATACAGGTAATCTTTATTGGCTATTTTATACCTACCATGCATATTGTTTATACGCCCAATTGCCTTTGTCCCTCGGTCGCTATCCATGCCATTTTCAAGGATCTCATACAGGAGCAACTCAGTATCATCATACCTCTTTCGCGTATGTTTAATAAATTCACCTGTTGCAACAAGTAAACGAGAAACAGAAGGAACTGCAAAAGTTCTAAACAAGGCAAATTCAAGCGCCTTCTCCATGTCCCAAGGAAAACAATGAAAAGTAAGGAGAAAACAAATTTTCTCGCAATGTTCAACGGGATCTAACGCTTTTATTTGGTGTGTAAAAGGTTTATTAGTCATCAGTTTTAAATGTACAATTATGGACTGATTTCTAAAAATAAATTATTCTAAATCTGCCATACACCAATGAATAAGAGCAAAGGATGAACCATTTCAACATTTACTCTTATTCAATATTAATCAACACTACCTAGAAAAAAACAAGCGGGTAATGTAAATCCCCTTCCCATCGTCTGCTCCTGCATTGCTCTCCACTCCACTTGCTACATATGTTAGTTTCCAGCCTTTTGCCAACATGGCATTAATTTTTGAAGCGATGACTGCATCATTTGATGCGATGTTCTGGAAGTTAATTCCGGTCATACTAAAAAAATTGAGTAATTTCGTTTCCTCCAATTCATCCACCTTAATATCTGACCTTTTAATTTCTTTCTGATTACTTTTTTTACCATCCGTTCTATCCGTGGTATATTCTTCATAATTATTATCAGTCTGGCTGTCAATAATACGGGACCTTCCAATTCCCATTGGCACAATAGATTCTACCACTGTAACGATTTTAAACTCTTGTTGAGCTTTAGCTTCCATATAAATTAACCCTACCATTACCAATAGGGTGAACATGCTCTTTTTGATCATTTTAAAATAGTTTAAATGTTAAATTTTGTGTAAATATTAAAACCTAGACGGAATTAGATTTAGTAATGTTGTTGTTTCTCCTAATAAAAACAAAGGATTCATTCATATAGAGGGATAGAATCAAAGAATCGTAATGTTTTGTAATAGAAACCTCCTGACATTCCTTATTTGAAAAACATCTAAATTTTTATAATTTGACCTACTAAACTTCCTTTAAATGTGTTTTTCTATCACTTCCCTCTTATTTATTCTTTTGCAGGTGAACCTTTCACATTTCCCGCTAAAAAAAGAATCCTATTCAATTATTGAAACCGAAACAGGGGATACGCTCTCTCTGACTTCTTTAGTGGACAAACTAACTGATGCAGAGGTGATAATCTTTGGCGAAGAACATAATGACAGCGTTGGTCATGTGCTGCAATACGAATTGTACAAAGGCTTGCTAGAAAAGTACAGCTCCATCACCCTTAGCATGGAAATGTTTGAGAGGGATGTGCAGCTTGTAATGGATGAATACCTCGAAGGTTTGATAACAGAAAAGAAGCTTCTAGAGGAAGGCAAAGTTTGGAGCAACTACTCAGCTTATGCTCCATTGGTAAATTTGGCCAAAGAAAAGAAACAGCAGGTAATTGCAGCCAATGTTCCCGGCCGGTATGCAAACATGGTAAGTAGAAAAGGACTGGCCTCTTTAAACCAACTCCAGCGAAAGGCCCGCCACTTGTTTGCAAAAATTAAAACTCCTGAACCTGAAGACCCTTACCTGCTCAAGTTTAATAAGGCCATGGGGGCTCACGCACATAGAATGGGACAATCGGTTTTTCATGCTCAATTACTCCGGGATGCTACCATGGCGGAAAGCATCTTCAAAAATTGGCGGAAAGATAAAAAAACAAAAATACTACACCTCACTGGTAGATTCCATAGTGATGAGAGATTAGGAACCGTTGCTGAGTTAAAAAGAATGAAACCGAGATTAAGGGTAAAAACAATTTCATGCTTTGTTAATGATGAAAAAGTACCCAAAGAAATGGAGCTTGCTGATTTTATCATCCTCACGAAACAACTAAATCCGAAATAAAACCAAAGATTGATTTCTGGGAAAAGCAAATGAATTAAAACCATTGGTCATAAAATAGATCAAGTGTCGGGTAAATGTCGGGTTAAATTCACCGCAGATACAGGCTGATTTAATATTTTTTAGCAGATCTTGCAAAGGAAACCAAACGAAGAATATCTCATGCAACAACCGGAATTAGGAAGGAAAATCCTTGAATTAAGAAAAGCGAATGGACTAACTCAGGAAGATTTGGTTGCCCGTTGCAATATCAATGTGCGCACAATCCAACGCATCGAAGCAG of the Cyclobacterium marinum DSM 745 genome contains:
- a CDS encoding RagB/SusD family nutrient uptake outer membrane protein, whose translation is MKRYINKLTLFVALLFGCFSCNDDLLDRSPLDSYSDPVVWSDINLVKYYLNDLYNSVEYGWNQRSHGYQTGLFVGETTMTKGAQLTDYGRGTISAGNPGIDRGHLTWQHYANIHKLNLFLSQIDALPEAYPESERANIQAEVDILKGEATFLRAVFYSDICRSYGGVPLLDTPAELGEDFSGYLRSSFEETIAFIVKDCDTAADLLLLKSEMEMGRATKETAMALKSRMLLFAASDLTADGTAANKYVGYENPNRQALWIAARDAAKDLIDLGTVSLEDFGAPDQEAAAYNYFALFKARDLSSPEVIWGKMHRADDGPRINTNLRNGLNGLSCHGNNAPYGNFVDSYQMADGTDFFEHFNFNANDEYINVSSDFTDENPYKHREPRFYGSILYDSAVFQPRFEDLAQIDPLGIYERRTRTVIENGVVVSERFGLDTRQGPISPSNGNYTGYVMKKFMDDEIIGRDMANENIFVWIRYPEILLNYAEASLELGDTETATTYINMVRNRVALPDFTGDIMEALMYERKIEFFSENVGWYDIRRWKLLEENFAPDLYGVDIKEVTEDGVITTTWRKISAAPKRNFSEKLYWVPIEQDELNRAPQLLQNPGY
- a CDS encoding oxygenase MpaB family protein; its protein translation is MTNKPFTHQIKALDPVEHCEKICFLLTFHCFPWDMEKALEFALFRTFAVPSVSRLLVATGEFIKHTRKRYDDTELLLYEILENGMDSDRGTKAIGRINNMHGRYKIANKDYLYVLSTFIFEPIRWMDKWGWRPFSAAEKEAILNNYLRLGERMHITDMPKNLTDFEAFNLAYEQEHFKFHKANALVGNKTLDLLLGFYLPSWLFSLGRPVALCLMDAPLRKAMGYNKPADWLIKTVQQTMVIRSKLLKWLPERNRPLLGTGRKRKTYPTGYAVEELGTFK
- a CDS encoding ChaN family lipoprotein, which codes for MCFSITSLLFILLQVNLSHFPLKKESYSIIETETGDTLSLTSLVDKLTDAEVIIFGEEHNDSVGHVLQYELYKGLLEKYSSITLSMEMFERDVQLVMDEYLEGLITEKKLLEEGKVWSNYSAYAPLVNLAKEKKQQVIAANVPGRYANMVSRKGLASLNQLQRKARHLFAKIKTPEPEDPYLLKFNKAMGAHAHRMGQSVFHAQLLRDATMAESIFKNWRKDKKTKILHLTGRFHSDERLGTVAELKRMKPRLRVKTISCFVNDEKVPKEMELADFIILTKQLNPK
- a CDS encoding DUF5522 domain-containing protein, with the translated sequence MKKENKLPPPHLLKEGFHYYYEGGLMVFTEDYHLQRGNCCGNNCRHCPYPKRQQKEN